In a genomic window of Asticcacaulis sp.:
- a CDS encoding dihydrodipicolinate synthase family protein yields the protein MTIDWRGVFPAVTTQFKEDLSIDYADTQRVVDDLIRDGVTGIIAMGTCGENNSLTAEEKRLLLKAIVEVVAGRVPVVTGVSELTTPLAISWVKDAERLGANGLMLLPAMVYVPKTAELVEHFTQVANATTLPIMLYNNPTAYRVAITNEALEALRPVKNIVAVKESTADTRRFTDMINAFGDRYVVFAGLDDVAFEGLLLGAQGWVSGLTSAFPHESVMLVKALEAGDIATAREIYRWFLPLLHLDAEHDLVQSIKLAEQIMGRGSERVRMPRMPLTGARRAEVTAMVEKAAATRPSLKITKAA from the coding sequence ATGACAATCGATTGGCGGGGTGTTTTTCCGGCCGTAACGACGCAATTCAAAGAAGACCTCTCAATCGATTATGCCGATACGCAACGCGTCGTCGATGATCTGATCCGGGATGGCGTCACCGGGATCATCGCCATGGGCACCTGCGGCGAGAACAACTCGCTCACCGCCGAAGAAAAGCGTCTACTGCTCAAGGCCATTGTCGAGGTTGTCGCCGGTCGCGTGCCGGTGGTCACCGGCGTTTCCGAACTGACCACGCCGCTGGCCATTTCATGGGTCAAGGACGCCGAGAGACTCGGCGCCAATGGCCTGATGCTGCTGCCGGCCATGGTCTATGTCCCCAAGACTGCCGAACTGGTCGAGCACTTTACCCAGGTCGCCAATGCCACGACATTGCCGATCATGCTCTATAACAACCCGACGGCCTACCGTGTCGCCATCACCAACGAAGCCCTTGAAGCGCTCCGTCCGGTGAAGAACATCGTCGCCGTGAAGGAATCGACCGCCGACACCCGCCGCTTCACTGACATGATCAATGCCTTCGGCGATCGTTATGTCGTCTTCGCCGGTCTCGACGATGTGGCCTTCGAAGGTCTGCTGCTGGGCGCGCAAGGCTGGGTCTCCGGCCTGACCTCGGCCTTCCCGCATGAATCCGTCATGCTGGTCAAGGCGCTGGAAGCTGGCGATATCGCCACCGCCCGCGAAATCTACCGCTGGTTCCTGCCGCTTCTGCACCTCGATGCCGAACACGATCTCGTTCAGTCGATCAAGCTGGCCGAACAGATCATGGGCCGTGGTTCGGAACGCGTGCGTATGCCGCGTATGCCGCTGACCGGCGCCCGCCGCGCCGAGGTCACCGCCATGGTCGAAAAGGCCGCCGCAACGCGTCCGTCTTTGAAAATTACCAAAGCCGCCTAA